The Eremothecium cymbalariae DBVPG#7215 chromosome 1, complete sequence DNA segment GGCAACTCCAGATTTACACTGCACAATAGaaaatccatatttttcacTTTCCATACCCAAGCTGCTGTCACTAAACCGAACTACGTTCGATAAAAGCGATCTCCTGTGGGGATGCGTCTGTCTTGACTTATTCGTGTACATGGGGAAAACAACTATAGAATTCAAATATAGCCCTTCCCTCTTGCCTTGCAATTATGTTCCCTTCCTAGACTCTCTAGATCAACAGGGTTTCGACGACTCTAGATATCAATCTAATAAAATAATCCGTACATAAAATGTGACTTCAGATAAACCACCAATCTCTGTGAAACTCCTGCGGATATAAAATACAGTGGAACTTAAGCAATATGCAGCCGATTTTACCTCTAGATCTCCTCGATACACTGTTCTGCTCCTTCTCCTATTTAAATTTGACTGCTTTGTATTTACAATAATTCTCCGATCACATGACTCATCCGTACTTCAAcacttttttaaaaactaaTATTATGTCACACAGATGAGCCAACGGTGTTCTTGGCTGTTTGTGTTAATGGAATGTCCTTGCTTGCAGGAGTGGAGAATCCATGATGCACCGTAAAGAGACCATAAAAACATATGCTACGGAGTCTTCCAGAAAGTTGACTTATGTAGGCAATGGGGAGAACGGTACAAGAGCCAAATTTACTCTTTTGGATATTGTACGGATATTGTTGGGTATTCTAATGCTGTACGGCGCGTTTCACAGAATATGCTATATGAGGTATTGGGCTTCCAAAGAAGTAGCGCAGCATGCTGGTAAATACGTGCAACCTTCTGGTTACTGGAAGCTAAAGAACATAGATATTCCACACATGTTTTCCAGGGAAGAATTGGCGGAATACAGTTACAAAAAGAAGGATTACGGGATTGAAGAGGGCGAAACGCCCATTCTTCTATCCATTATGGGACGCGTATATGATGTGTCTGCATCACCATTTTTTTATGGGGTCCATGGGCCATATAAAATTTTTACAGGTCGTGACTGTTCAACGATCTTTGGGTTGCCTATGTGGGATATGATGTCTTTGTCCAGTACAGAATGTTCAAGAGACATATCTCAGCTTACAGAAGCGCAGATTCGTAGGGTGGAGAGGTGGGAACAATTCTACGAAAATAAGTATCCCTTTATTGGATATTATACTGATATATAATCTTTAGTTGCGTAAAAAAATTGAGAatcataaaataaaaatgttAGTGTAAGACACGGAAACAGGCTGGATATGTCCGTGACGGTTATGTCTGGTATTCTTGGGGGTAGTAGACGGTGTGGATTGCTGCCCCAAGTAAATTGCTGTCTGGAAGGAAGTTATATCTTACCATGCCTCCTGATACCTCCAGTAGTTTTTTGTAGTAATACTTACAgtaatgaagaaaagaacCGGTAAAGCCTATAACAATAGGTTTTTCGATGTCATGTCCATCACGAAATCTGTAAATTCCTTTTATAACGgcatagatatatatagccGCTCTATCAATTAGAAGCCTGGTAATTTCTTGAATCATTTCAAAATCTGCTCCGAACAAATCACGATTAATAGCGTCCAAGATATCGCAAATTAGTTCGCCATTGAACACAATATTTTTGCTAGGAAGTTTTCCGGAAGAGCATAGGGCATTCTCTAGTGACTTTGGAATCCATTTACCTGAGGCCAAATACTCTAAAGGCATATACGGTGCGGATTTTTCCGTATGATGCTGGTCAAATCTTCCCAACGGCAAATAACCGCTCCCAAGAAATCCAGCCTCACTGTTGATTAATACCCAGTCACCTTTTCGGTAATTCACGGGAAGCTTAGACTTGGGAATCATTTCATAAGGTAGAgtgaaacaaaaattaagTCCAGTGCCCAATATCATTACCGTATCATTATTGCCATATATGACCTTGTTAGTCAAGAAAACAGCAACTGAATCGTTGATCACGCCACATAGAGATACTTTGAAACCATATTTCTTGTTACGTGCCAATACGTGGCAAAAACTTCGTTGTATAAGCGTTTGTACACTAATATTACAAACCTCTTCAGTCATAGTGAACCCTTTGCCCATAGTAGTGATCTCATTCCTGCTATTAAGCGGGAAACTGAACGTAATACCAACTTGGAAGTGAAACAACCGGTCTCCAGTATACTCATATACCCATCCACAGACTGACTGAATGATAGTGTCGAAGAAGAATGTATCAAGAACACGAAACGGTACGTCGAACGTATGAACGTCAACTATCTTAAACTCATGTCTAGAAATTATGGCACTCTTACACGTTGTGCCTCCAAAGTCAATTGCCAATATGTAATGATTATTACCGCGGTCCTTGGTGTCTTTGAAACTACCTGGAATAATACCACTGGTTAGCATGGAGGTAGAACTGTTAATAAGACGAATCCCTAGTTCCCTCGAAACTAGCCTGCTCAACTTGTCCACATCGAGATCCTCAGAAACTTTAAACTCTTGGAGAAGCAGTTTAAAATCCATGCTCGGTCGTCCATAGTAGTTTCCAGCGCATACTTGTAGATAGTTAGTTAGTGGGCTATATAGTCTGTCTTAATAAATTTGATTGTGGGGAAATTTTTACCTATCTATGATGTCAGTGTTGCTAAAACAGGAAACGAAAGATACTACAACGCAATGACAACGAACCAATGCCGCatgaaaatattctttccCTGCAAGTAATAGTGTAGTGCATACCAACGAaacaatatttaatatttgCTTAAGGGAACTATTATGCAGCTAGCATAAGCTGCATAAAATTCCAGCGAAACATACGTATAGGGATAGAGATATATGGCATGGTGTACATTGCATATAGTGCGGCCAACcaatatgtatatacatagaCGGAAATATTCAAAGCTTAATCAAGCCTAGTCCATAAGTCGACCAGCCGACAAAAGATAAGGCGAATTTCGATCCTGAATTTTGAGAATTAAGAACATAGTATGATGGCCATTAGATTAGAGCTTTAGAGTTGACCTTTTGTAATTTGCATTGCCATTCACAAGTATACAGTCACTAATCACCTTGTTGGGTTCAATCTGTAGCTGTTCTCTTGCGTAATTGATGCAGTCGATATTCCAAGAACCAGGTTGAAACCATACACTCTTAACAGGTACATTTAGTTCGCGCAACTGTTGTTGTATCGACAATGTTACTTGCGGAGGGGTAACAAAGTTGACACTAATTCCATCAATCTGACTAGTGCTAACTTCCTTCAAAGCAGTTGCTATGTTTGTTGCAATCTTTAGTTTCTGTGGGCCGACTGAGCTACCTTGGAACTTATTAGATATCTGCATTTCTCCCCCCTTAGGTGATACAGGAACTACCGGTAATTCGTGGTTAAGGAACCAGTGGACTATTCTGTTGGCAAAATGGCCATCTTGGTATACTTTGCCACACACAAAGTAAAGCCTCTTCTCGCTGAAGAAGTCACCTAGTACTTGCTTCATCAGTTGTAACTAGTTAGATTTTGGTTACGACTTATACAGTGTTAGGGAATAGAGCTTAATAAGACGCTAAATTCCGGAACTTCATCCCGCATATTACTAATGAGGCGTTTTATACTGAAATTGTATCAGTCAAAAAAACGCACACTTCTAATATCCATAAATATGGAATAAAGGGGTTACAGGATATTTAACAGCTAGTTCCATGTGGATGTTCCATAGTCCTATTAGATTATTGTTTGTGGTTATCGACTCCACGGTGGTGTAATTTGCTTTTCAGCTTACTCGATGTTGCGCTTTTAATCAATTCATGATCTGTACTGAACATTATTACCTCTCTTGCAGACAAGGATAAACACATAAAGAGTGAAGCATGGTTGGGATATATGACTctaaaagaagaacaaaaccATGTTCTAACTGCAAGCAAAATAAGGTCAAATGTGAGTATAATGAGGGCTTGCCTTGTTCGAGATGCACCAGGAATGGGTTAGAATGCTACTTTATTCAGCGTGGGAATATCGATAAGTCGCCATCTAGCCAAAAGCAGGAAACGATGCTGCAGTTCCAAACTGCTACAACACAGGAGCCGATAAAAGAGTGGATGAATAGTATAGATGAACGGTTAAATACGTTTGAGAGCGCTTTGGAGTCTGTTCTAGGGTTATTACATGGTAGTCAAattcagcaacaacagcagatTAATCTCCTTCAGCAGCAAATAAGCCAGCAGCAACACAATCTACCAGATATCAATCAACTGCTGATACCAACATTATTTGATTCGAATTCACTGGTGAAACAATATACAGATGTTAATGATTTTAGATTCGATCACGTCCTTACCAAGCAACAAGCTCAGGAGTTATTAGCACTCTTTGACAAGAACTGCTCTAatcatctttttcattataCAATTGGGGATTTGCATATAGATGACCTTTGGGTGAATTCACCATTATTACTGGCAGCTATTTGTACGGTTGCATCCAGATATCACCCAGCTTTGTCGCATTTATCACCACAATTGCGGCAAAGTCTAGAGTGGTTTACCTGCAAGCTGGCTACAAGCAGCCGCAATGTATTTACCGACATCATTAAGGAGCGTATTATTTTAGGATTGGTTATTGCGGGTCTTTGGCTGCGATCAAACCAACTATTTGTGTCGGTTGCACTACAGTTGGCTAGGGTGTGGCAAATTGATCAGTTACAAAACATGTCAGGCAACAATACACAGCTCAAGAAATTTTGGTACTTGTTGTATATCTTAGATGGGAATCAGAATTTAATATCCCACAAGCGCCCAGCTATTTATAACGCAACAGAGCCATCATTGTTAAATGCAAGGAAACGAACAATAGAATATATCGATAATGCGGTAATAAGGAAGATGCTTTTGGAAAGCGATGCGGATGAAACTCATATCGCGAATATCAAGCAACTAGAACTATTAAACGAGGCAGGGCGTTCAAAACTTGCTGTTTCTAACGACGTTATTAAGGAGTTACGGTTGTTGAATCAAGTCGAGTTCCATATTGCTATTGAATCTGTGTTTCACAATAATACTTCATCTTATATGGATGCACCAGTAGGTGAATTGCTTTCAAATTCGATGTCCTTGCTAAATCCAGAAAGATTTGGTATGCCCTGGAAAACTAATATGGATATTGATAGATGGATGATTTCCTGGACGATCGCATTACAAGAGTTGAGCATACAAAATGACCCTTGGTGCTTGAAATCTACGTTGCTATATTATAACTACGCAAGAATGTATATGAACACAAAACCATGGATCGATAGCATACAACAACACTTGTCTGCTGCACCTGAAAATAAGAGAGATATACGTAGAATTTGGCATtctaaaaaattattagatggtgatgttgaatttaaatttgaagtAGATGCTACACGAGGAATCGCCTCTTCGGCTGCAAAATCAGTTTTAAAACTTATCACACAGGATAAAGATTTGAGATCTATATTCCAGTTCTTGCCTGTCCATGTATATGTTATGGCATACTATGCCTCATTGGTGTTGCTAGCCGCTGAAAACCTGTCTTATAATTCAAACACCTCGTCTAGTGAAGTCCAATTGAAAGAGTCCTTCATTCTTGTAACCAAATTTAAACAGATGATTGCTACTGACACTACTTCAGATTTAGATTTCCAGAACGAATTGAACCAGGACTTGGATCAACTCTTGACAACATTTAAGGAAGTCTATCATACATCATTCGCGCCAAGTACAcaaattgatgaattaaTGGAACATCCGGAAAatcattttgaaaatgaatcCGAAGCCTATGCTAGGGCCAGGACTATTGTTGCTTGGCCTGGTACTAATCAAGGCCACCCGTAGCTACctataattttttataaacaTCATCACTATTTCTGACATTAAGCGACAGAGTACAAAAACAAGACATAAAAGTGTAGTACTCAATACAGAATTGTACTTCAATtatatcaataataatgaaCAAAATGAATGAATTGTCTGATCAATTTTCCCAGAACTTCAAATGTGATATGGCTCTGCTCGGACAGAGGGTTATAAGAGCACCTCAGATTTTAAAGGACAAATTAGAAATCGGGTACCAATTTAAAGATAAGGgttttgatgatatacAGGACACTTTTAACCAAATACATGATTCGGTAGTGTCTCTAAATGCCGAGTCTGAGAAGTTTTCATCCCAGATTACAAACTTATTAGGCCACACGCACAACTTGAATAAAGGTTTTCATGAAGTAATTACGAAGGGTATGCGGGAAAATATGCAATTAACTTCACCTTTGACTCCTACTAGTGGTATTGTATCTCCTATTATTAATAAGGATTATCCTTCAGCTTTACCAGATGTTTCTACTAGGAAGTTTAACTTTACTAAATATGTGGATCGGTTCAAAAAGgctattattaaaattaaatctGATCAAAAGCAGTTTCAAACTCGAGTCATACAACCATTGCAGCAGATTAAGGAAATGGGTCTTCGGATTCAGAAGCCCctagaagaaagaaagaatcTCATTTTAGATATCAATTCATACAGCAGTAAGGTAGAACGGTATAACCAGCGAGTTCAAACTAACGAGTTAACCCTAAAGGGTGAACAAAAACGTATGAAATATGAcaaaaaattggaagaagtAAAATTCAAATATGAAGCACTTAACGCCATCCTCAAAGTTGAGCTACAGGTGTTTTTCAACCTCTTTCGTGAATTTATGTTGGCATGGTTCCCGCTTTATCTTTATCTAACCTATTCTATCTACTACAACCTTTATCAGTTCTTGGGAAACTGCCCTGAAGTTAGAAAACTATTGGAGAAAAGTGGATTTTCAAGCCTGGCTCCAGTCTCTTCAGTTGTAAACACATCTAGAAATCTAGTCGAGGACTTCCATGATTCATTTGACGGTGTTTTAGAACAACTCGAAAGCCTTACAGTCattaacttcaaaaagttATGCCTTCTGGTTTATGCTAGTTCGGCGGATGCTAATGATGATAGTTCAAACTCGAACTCTCTCCAGAAGGCAGTTCCAACAATGTATGCTACAGTTTTATATGATTACGAACCCCAATTCAATGATCCTCAATATTTGAGCATAAAAAAGGGAGATacaattcaaataataactCAATCCAAGAATGGATGGTGGTATGGTGATCTCCTACGTACCAAGACAAAAGGGTTATTTCCACAAAGCTATGTTCAAGTCCAGGATTATAGTATTTAGATAGCTTTTATTTAGCACTTAGCAATTTGACCGTGTAATTATGCGATCTCTTATTACTTTTCATTTATCGGAACTACAACATGACGTTCATtttacaaatttaaaaataaacataAATTCTAACAGTTAGCATTATGATGGCATGTCCAAACTGGTACttttaaagaaacaattAAACAGAATCATAATATGTCCTTTAAATCATTTGAATTATCAAACCCATTGCATTATTCCTTACAGGGGTTTGCTTTGGCTAATCCCCATATTACACTAATTCCTGAATACAAGATATTCTTTAGAAATTCTTCGAAGGATAAGGTTGCGCTCATTTCTGGTGGTGGAAGTGGCCATGAACCGGCCCATGCAGGCTATATCGGTTCTGGTATGTTATGTGCTACTGTTGCAGGTGAAATTTTTGCATCACCATCTAGTAAGCAGATCCTAAATGCAATCAAGGTTGTGGAACAAAACTCTTCTGGTGTCCTGCTAATAGTCAAAAATTATACCGGCGATGT contains these protein-coding regions:
- a CDS encoding Zn(II)2Cys6 transcription factor domain-containing protein (similar to Ashbya gossypii AER141C), which codes for MVGIYDSKRRTKPCSNCKQNKVKCEYNEGLPCSRCTRNGLECYFIQRGNIDKSPSSQKQETMLQFQTATTQEPIKEWMNSIDERLNTFESALESVLGLLHGSQIQQQQQINLLQQQISQQQHNLPDINQLLIPTLFDSNSLVKQYTDVNDFRFDHVLTKQQAQELLALFDKNCSNHLFHYTIGDLHIDDLWVNSPLLLAAICTVASRYHPALSHLSPQLRQSLEWFTCKLATSSRNVFTDIIKERIILGLVIAGLWLRSNQLFVSVALQLARVWQIDQLQNMSGNNTQLKKFWYLLYILDGNQNLISHKRPAIYNATEPSLLNARKRTIEYIDNAVIRKMLLESDADETHIANIKQLELLNEAGRSKLAVSNDVIKELRLLNQVEFHIAIESVFHNNTSSYMDAPVGELLSNSMSLLNPERFGMPWKTNMDIDRWMISWTIALQELSIQNDPWCLKSTLLYYNYARMYMNTKPWIDSIQQHLSAAPENKRDIRRIWHSKKLLDGDVEFKFEVDATRGIASSAAKSVLKLITQDKDLRSIFQFLPVHVYVMAYYASLVLLAAENLSYNSNTSSSEVQLKESFILVTKFKQMIATDTTSDLDFQNELNQDLDQLLTTFKEVYHTSFAPSTQIDELMEHPENHFENESEAYARARTIVAWPGTNQGHP
- the NGK1 gene encoding hexokinase (similar to Ashbya gossypii AER143W) — its product is MDFKLLLQEFKVSEDLDVDKLSRLVSRELGIRLINSSTSMLTSGIIPGSFKDTKDRGNNHYILAIDFGGTTCKSAIISRHEFKIVDVHTFDVPFRVLDTFFFDTIIQSVCGWVYEYTGDRLFHFQVGITFSFPLNSRNEITTMGKGFTMTEEVCNISVQTLIQRSFCHVLARNKKYGFKVSLCGVINDSVAVFLTNKVIYGNNDTVMILGTGLNFCFTLPYEMIPKSKLPVNYRKGDWVLINSEAGFLGSGYLPLGRFDQHHTEKSAPYMPLEYLASGKWIPKSLENALCSSGKLPSKNIVFNGELICDILDAINRDLFGADFEMIQEITRLLIDRAAIYIYAVIKGIYRFRDGHDIEKPIVIGFTGSFLHYCKYYYKKLLEVSGGMVRYNFLPDSNLLGAAIHTVYYPQEYQT
- a CDS encoding uncharacterized protein (similar to Ashbya gossypii AER144C); the encoded protein is MHRKETIKTYATESSRKLTYVGNGENGTRAKFTLLDIVRILLGILMLYGAFHRICYMRYWASKEVAQHAGKYVQPSGYWKLKNIDIPHMFSREELAEYSYKKKDYGIEEGETPILLSIMGRVYDVSASPFFYGVHGPYKIFTGRDCSTIFGLPMWDMMSLSSTECSRDISQLTEAQIRRVERWEQFYENKYPFIGYYTDI
- a CDS encoding uncharacterized protein (similar to Ashbya gossypii AER140C), which gives rise to MNKMNELSDQFSQNFKCDMALLGQRVIRAPQILKDKLEIGYQFKDKGFDDIQDTFNQIHDSVVSLNAESEKFSSQITNLLGHTHNLNKGFHEVITKGMRENMQLTSPLTPTSGIVSPIINKDYPSALPDVSTRKFNFTKYVDRFKKAIIKIKSDQKQFQTRVIQPLQQIKEMGLRIQKPLEERKNLILDINSYSSKVERYNQRVQTNELTLKGEQKRMKYDKKLEEVKFKYEALNAILKVELQVFFNLFREFMLAWFPLYLYLTYSIYYNLYQFLGNCPEVRKLLEKSGFSSLAPVSSVVNTSRNLVEDFHDSFDGVLEQLESLTVINFKKLCLLVYASSADANDDSSNSNSLQKAVPTMYATVLYDYEPQFNDPQYLSIKKGDTIQIITQSKNGWWYGDLLRTKTKGLFPQSYVQVQDYSI
- a CDS encoding CoA-binding protein (similar to Ashbya gossypii AER142W), with amino-acid sequence MKQVLGDFFSEKRLYFVCGKVYQDGHFANRIVHWFLNHELPVVPVSPKGGEMQISNKFQGSSVGPQKLKIATNIATALKEVSTSQIDGISVNFVTPPQVTLSIQQQLRELNVPVKSVWFQPGSWNIDCINYAREQLQIEPNKVISDCILVNGNANYKRSTLKL